The Helianthus annuus cultivar XRQ/B chromosome 11, HanXRQr2.0-SUNRISE, whole genome shotgun sequence region GGACAAATTCCATTTTAATTGTATTGCCCTTTATCTTTGCCTATATCCTGTTTTGTTATCTCATGCCATATTGACAGGAATTAACAAAATGCCGCCAAGATTCTTCAGGAgaagaggaagaggcaaggggCCAATCACCGCCCCCAATGATAATGAAGCTGGACCTTCGAATGCGCGAGCTCCATCTACCACGGAGAGTGACGATCCCCAGCAGAAccggaggaacctctttgagccggCTAGACGGTCGGTCTCACAAAGTTCAACACCTCCTAACCTTTATGGGCCACAACCGGATTATCAGCCCAACAACCCTCAACCTTCATACATACCATTACAGCGATCCCTATCGCATAACTCTTTTGGTGACCCTACACCAGTTTTTAGGGGCCGGTTTAACCCGGCAAACTTCCTacaagaaccagtgggttttaaccctTTGGGTCCAGAAGATCATTTCTCGGGAGAGCATGCGGacgacatggacgaggatacggaccccgtcgagcctgccactggtacaccaaaccacccgatagagatctctgatggatcttcCTTCCACGGATCACCCTATGTTGGTCCAGATAGCTTTCAAGCTATGTTTACCAGGCACGAATGGTACTATACACCTCCTCACCACTCAtcgcctcagcagcagcaacagcagcaacaagaTCCCTCTGAGGATCCAAGGTTTGTGGTAGTCACGCCACCACCTCtgccgccaccagttcaaccggCACCCCCGCAACCGCCAAGACGTAGGAGAACCGGAGCACGTATGTCTGTGCGAACAGGAGACTTTCATTTTAGTTCTCCACGCCAATCAagtggcagccactacccgccacatCAAGAAGATCCACAAATGGGTGGGCCTTCACACCCAGTTGCACCACAACCACCGCCTATGGGTTTTGATAACTCGATTCCGGCACACACGGGTTCCACGGCGTATAACCCATTTGAGCAGCCAGTGCACACCAACTACAACTACGCCGAAgccgatccatacgtggtagcggctaactATAACACCCAAGGACCCTATGGAGATCCATGGGGAGTAGGGTACCCAACTCATGGGTACCAGATACCTGCAAGACCTATTATACGGACGCAATCGCAACCACCAAGGTTTTCTCCGCCTGAGCGTGAAGAAATTCTGCAAAGGTTGGACTATGTAGAGCGAGAATTTCACAGGGAGCGAAGGGAGCGACAAACGTTCTTCCAAGGATTGACAAGCTTGATCCAAGGAAAGAGCAAGAAGGACCACTGAATCCTTCCAAGTATTGTTGAGCCCTGCGTGGGCCAGTCTTGTAGTAcaaacccctgcgtgggtatgttttgTTAATAAACCCCTGCGAGGGTATTTTATTTGtgtaagtccctgcgtggactatTATATTGTTaaagcccctgcgtgggtatgttttgCTATTAAGCCCCTGCGAGGGTACGTGTGTTATTAAACCCCTGCGAGGGTAAGTACTTGTttaaacccctgcgtgggtaaGTTGCTATTtgaaaagacccgtttagggcagcaTGTAATATTGTAGTAAAGTAATGAATAATTGTTTTATAAATTTCATGTTGCTATTATATGCATAACTATTACATATGAAATTAAATGaatcaaaaaaaaatcattccttttaagtaaatgtctgcCTATGTAAAATTTTTTCTTAaagtgtgaaacctagccttcgggTCATTATAAGGCcaggccaagatggtaagacctgttagAAAGAATCAAATCCCTGTTAAACATCTGAAAACAGGTTAACACTCCTGGAAGATGTGATTCATTTGAATCACACGCGTTATTTGATTATATGAGGATCCTTCAAAGATTCCAAACCCAATTATCGATCTCTGAATCATGGGgtaaatcatcaattaagatgaccATACTTTTACCCTACGTGGTAATACGTGCCTGCGGGCCCTGCTCATTTCCACATGAGCCAAAAGACAGTAGTAGCGATGACTCCCTATTAAATAAaagtaatgaactaggttcaaccTCAAATGCTTTGGTTCCCTGAAATCCTAGcatataatttataaatgtccttgtgactaggcctattgtgccagtATACCTTCAtatttgattctctgaaatcatgacCCATAAAATAAactgtccatgtgactaggccttttgtgcaaCAAATAAAACTGTtattgttttataactaggataaattattaTAGAAATCCTAAATAGAtatgattaataaattaaccaaatatggtctctgtgaccatggttaatgaattaccCAAGGGGAAACTCCATAATAAACTCCCACATAAACTATTGTCCTTGTTTTCTGTAACAATTCAATTGAAATGGCTAACTCAGACGAGATAAATAGCCATCCAACGGAGAATATTGATAACGCCCGGGTTACCTTAACGGGTGCTGAATTAAAAGCGTTGGTCGACGACGCGATTACTAAGGCTTTGGAAAGACAGTACGAAGAGTATAGTGGGACTCGTAGTAGGACCCTATCTACACAGCCTTCAAAGCCACCGTCCAAGAAGGATGACCCGAAGAAAGACGATGATCGACACTCCTCAAACCACAGTGCTCCATCACAGCAGGTTATACTGAACAGAGGACCCCGTGAGAAAGGTTGTTCTTATAAATATTTTGTTTCATGTAAGCCCcgggacttcactggggagaaaggagctaTTGACtgtatgacgtggctggatgagatggatacggttgttgatatcagcggatgCGCTGAGAGAGACGTGGTCAAGTTTGTGTCGCAGTCTTTTAAGGGCGAAGCtttagcatggtggagatctctgattcaagccaccgggaaAATCCCATTGTACAACATGTCGTGGGATCAATTTGTTGCCCTTATcagggaaaattactgccctcagcatgaggtggagaagatagagtctgattttctatcattggtgatgacaaaccttgactgtcaagcttacctaacgagcttcaacactatgtcccggttggttccgtatctggtaaccccggaaccaaaaagaatcgctcgttttatcggtggtttagcccccgagatcaaggcaagcgtgaaggcttCTCGGCCAACTACTTTTAGATCAGTAGCGGACATTTCCttatccctcactctggatgcggtcaggcagagatcgctgaggaataaGGAGGCcgagaaaagaaagagtgaagatGATAGTTCACGCAGGTCGAacaagaaacaccgtgggaacggtgacaCCAATAAAGGATATGAGTCAAAGAAAGATGGGCATCATTTGGGtgagaagcccaaatgcaagatttgcaagaagcagcactttggaaagtgcaggcTTGAGTCGAACTCACAGACCCAACCAAAAACCTATGCTTGTGGTATATGCAAGTCCACGGATCACAAAACCttagattgcaagaaaatgaaagaagCAACGTGCTAccgttgcaatgaaaaggggcacattaagaccaACTGTCCTAAATACaacaagaagcctgaagaggccaagaagaccaatgcgagagtcttcagaatggacgcgaAGGAGGCTGTGCAAGACGATAATGCCATAACAGGGACTTTCCTTGTAAACGgtgtctttgcaagagtactttttgattcaggcgcagATAAATCTTTCGTAGATaacaagttttgtaaattgttgaatttACCTGTCAAAACCCTAAGCGTaaactatgaggtagagttagcagatggtaccatagaaaccgtctcaactgtgttagagggatgttttatatccattaagaaccattcttttcctctgaCTCTATTTCCCTTTAAgttggccggttttgacatagttttgggtatggactggttatctcaaaaccaagcccaaatcgtctgcaacaagaaacaagtggtgatacGGACCCCGTCGGGTGAATCACTTACCGTTCGGGGAGAcacccagtatggactgcctaagcaagtgactatgctcaaggcttcaaaatgtttaaagaagggttgtgtcatctacatggcacaagtgattattgatgagcctaaaccaaagatagaagacatccctGTTATTTCTGAATTCCCAGAagtttttccggaagaactacctggtttgccaccagataggcaagtggaattcaggattgatatcatccccggAGCAACACTAATTGCCAGGGCACCCTATAGGTTGGCTCCAATGgagatgaaagaattgaggacgcagctagacgAATTGCTAGCCAAGGgcttcatcaaacctagttcgtctccttggggagcaccagttctgttcgtaaagaagaaggatggatcgatgcgtctgtgcatcgactatcgtgagcttaataaggtcacgatcaagaatagatatcctttacccaggatcgacgatttgttcgatcaattgcaaggggcaagttatttctcgaaaattgatttgaggtcaggctaccaccaactgaaggtcagagatgaagacgtacataaaactgcatttaggactcgttatggtcattacgagttcctggtgatgccttttgggctcactaatgcaccggctgcgttcatggacctcatgaatcgcgtttgcaagccgtacttagataaattcgtcatcgtattcattgacgacattctcatttactctaagaaccaagccgatcatgagaaacatcttcgatgtattctcaaacttttacgtcacgagaaactctatgccaaattctctaagtgtgaattttggcttcgagaggtccaattccttggacatgtggtcagtgagcgtggtatccaagtggatcccgctaaagttgaagctgtcatgaactggcaagagccgaagacgcctacggagattcgtagtttcctgggattggcaggatattacaggcgcttcattgaaaatttttcaaggattgctgcgcccttaacttccttgaccaagaaaaggaaaagttcgtttggggccctaagcagcaagagccCTTTGagattctgaagcaaaagttgagcaacgctcctgtgctgacattacctgaaggcactgaagaatttgtagtttactgcgatgcttcacacaccggcatggggtgtgtgcttatgcagaaaggcaaggttattgcctatgcatcacgacagttaaaggtgcatgaaaagaattacaccacccatgatttggaattgggtgccgttgtgttcgcactgaaattgtggaggcattatctttatggaatcaagtttgtgatctattctgatcacaagagcctccagcatctgtttaatcagaaagaattaaacatgaggcaacgccgttggatggagaccttgaatgattatgattgtgaaatcagataccatcccggcaaggcgaatgtagtcgccgatgccttgagtcgtaaggaaagggtgaaacccacccgaatcaatgccaagagcattgaagtgaggAACAATTTGATGGAAaagttgttagctgcacagaaagaacctgtgttggaagctaactatccgaatgaaaagttaggagtaactgaggagcagttaactcttagcaaggacggaattttaagattaaacggacgaatatgggttccagttcatggaggacttcgtgatgttatcctccaggaggcccacagttccaagtactccgttcaccctggagctgataagatgtaccaagatctaaaggcaaattattggtggatcgGTTTGAAAAAGTCGGTAGCCACCCATgtggccaaatgcttgacttgtgcgcaagtcaaagctgagcatcaaaagccgtcaggcttgctgcaacagcctgaacttcccgagtggaagtgggaatgtgtaactatgaattttattaccaagttacccaagactaggaaaggaaatgatacaatatgggttatagtggacagactgactaagtcagcacatttcttacccatcaaagagacttatggctccgatatgttagcccagctgtacgttgataagattgtagccttgcatggcatacccgtgtctattatctctgacagagatactagatacacatcgcatttttggaaaagtttccagcaatctttgggcacacgtttaaattttagtacggcttatcatcctcagactgacggtcagagtgagcgtactattcaaacattggaagacatgctacgtgcttgtgctatcgatttgggtggtagttgggataagaacctaccactaatcgaattctcctacaacaatagctaccataccagcataaaggctgcgcctttcgaggcattatacggtagaaagtgtagatcgcctgtttgttgggcggaagttggagatgtccaattatcgggaccagagatagtctttgAAATgtcggacaagattgtccagattcgggaccGTCTCAAGGCGGCCCGAGATAggcaaaagagctacgcagaccCTAAGCGTAAggcttttcacttcgaagtaggtgataaagtgttgctcaaagtatcacccttgaaaggagtgatgcgatttggcaagaaaggcaagctaagcccgagatac contains the following coding sequences:
- the LOC118483772 gene encoding proline-rich receptor-like protein kinase PERK10; amino-acid sequence: MPPRFFRRRGRGKGPITAPNDNEAGPSNARAPSTTESDDPQQNRRNLFEPARRSVSQSSTPPNLYGPQPDYQPNNPQPSYIPLQRSLSHNSFGDPTPVFRGRHEWYYTPPHHSSPQQQQQQQQDPSEDPRFVVVTPPPLPPPVQPAPPQPPRRRRTGARMSVRTGDFHFSSPRQSSGSHYPPHQEDPQMGGPSHPVAPQPPPMGFDNSIPAHTGSTAYNPFEQPVHTNYNYAEADPYVVAANYNTQGPYGDPWGVGYPTHGYQIPARPIIRTQSQPPRFSPPEREEILQRLDYVEREFHRERRERQTFFQGLTSLIQGKSKKDH